One genomic segment of Melospiza georgiana isolate bMelGeo1 chromosome 21, bMelGeo1.pri, whole genome shotgun sequence includes these proteins:
- the FN3K gene encoding fructosamine-3-kinase: MTMEKILKAELNTNLLKALGSSGGGCISQGQTYETDRGRVFVKINHKPQARKMFEGEMASLEAIQKTNIVRVPQPIKVIDLPGGGAMFAMEYLKMKHLNKYSSKLGEQIAELHLHNQKLGEKLRAEGSTIGKGAGHSEAQFVDKFGFHTATCCGYIPQVNEWQSDWPSFFIRHRLQAQLDLIEKDYGDREARELWSQLKPKIPEMFCDVEIVPALLHGDLWAGNVAEDDSGPIIFDPACFYGHSEFELAIAGMFGGFSSSFFSAYHSKIPKAPGFEKRNKLYQLFNYINHWNHFGTGYRGSTLNMMRKLLK, translated from the exons atgACCATGGAGAAGATCCTGAAGGCAGAGCTGAACACCAACCTGCTGAAGgcactggggagctcagggggAGGATGCATCAGCCAAGGCCAAACGTATGAGACAGACAGAGGACGGGTATTTGTGAAAATCAACCACAAACCTCAG GCTAGAAAAATGTTTGAAGGGGAAATGGCAAGTTTGGAAGCCATTCAGAAAACCAACATTGTGAGAGTGCCTCAGCCCATCAAAGTGATTGACCTGCCTGGAGGAGGAGCCATGTTTGCCATGGAGTACCTAAAGATGAAGCACCTCAACAA ATACTCTTCAAAGCTGGGAGAGCAGATAGCAGAGCTTCATCTTCATAACCAGAAACTTGGGGAGAAGCTGAGGGCTGAGGGAAGCACAATTG GAAAAGGAGCTGGTCACTCTGAGGCCCAGTTTGTGGATAAGTTTGGATTCCACACAGCCACTTGCTGTGGTTACATCCCACAG gTGAATGAGTGGCAGAGTGACTGGCCATCCTTCTTCATCCGCCACCGGCTCCAGGCTCAGCTGGATTTGATTGAAAAGGATTATGGAGACAGAGAAGCCAGAGAGCTCTGGTCACAGCTGAAA CCAAAGATTCCTGAAATGTTCTGTGATGTGGAAATtgttcctgctctcctgcacGGGGACCTGTGGGCAGGGAATGTGGCTGAGGATGACTCTGGGCCGATCATATTTGACCCTGCCTGCTTCTATGGCCACTCAGAGTTTGAGCTGGCCATTGCTGGCATGTTTGGGGGCTTCAGCAGCTCTTTTTTCTCTGCCTATCACAGTAAAATACCCAAAGCTCCAGGGTTTGAGAAACGGAACAAGTTGTATCAGCTCTTTAATTACATCAACCACTGGAACCATTTTGGGACAGGGTACAGGGGCTCTACCCTAAACATGATGAGGAAACTTCTGAAGTAA